The sequence ATCCTCGCTGCCCTGTACATAGGACTGACCGGTGGTGCCGTTCTGGCCGCCGATCTTCACGTTGCTGTCCAGGCCGTTCAGGATCTTCTCCACATCTTCCTTGGTCTTGCAAGCGTCAAAGGTGGTGTCGTCGCCCTTTACAACCACTTTCTGAGAAGCGGAATAATAAGAGTCGGTAAAGTCTACCTGCTTTGCGCGGGTCTCGTTGACGGTCAAGCCGGCCATAGCGATGTCGCACTTCTGCTGCTGCACGGAGGTAACCACGGCCTCAAACTTCATGTCCTTGATTACCAGCTCTTTGCCCAGGCTGTCTGCCAGTGCTTTGGCAATCTCCATGTCAATGCCGTAGAAGGTGTCGCCCTTCTTGTACTCAAAAGGCTCAAACTCGGCGTTGGTGGCAACCACCAGCTGATCCTTGGCGCTGTCCTCGGCGGCGCTGGTCACGCCTGCCGGCTCACCGCTGCCAAAGTAGTGATTGCAGATTTCGTCCAGCTTGCCGTTTTTTTTGAGCTCTTTGATGAAAGCGTTGGCCTTCTCTTTCAGCTCCGGCTGCTTTTTGTCCACGCCAAAGGCGTATTCCTCGTCAGACAGTGCAATGTCGATCACCTTGACCTTCTGGGTCTTGGCGGCCTCTGTGGTGCCCTTGTCATCCTTGCCGCTGTTAGAGGAGCAAGCGGCGAAAGACGCAGCCACAAACAGGACAGCCAGCACCAGGGCAATGACTTTGTTAAACTTCTTCATTGTTTTGTACCTATCCTTTCAAAAAATTGCCGTACAGATACTCATAAATATACGGTTTATCGTGGTTCACTGTAGCACATTCCCGTGGAAAATGCAAGAGCTTTCCATAGATTATACGCATAAATATGCAGTCTTTGCATAGCGAATGTATAGGCGCACAAAAAGGGGCGAAAAACAATACGCTTTTTTGTGCAATGTAGCATAAATCCGCTGCCGTTGACGAACGCCTGCCGGGGCGCTATAATAAGTAATAAATCACGCCCGCCCGGCAAGGGGGGTAGATAAGAGAGGTACAGTGTGATGATGACAAATATTCCTGAGCTGAAGCTGGGACTGGTGAGCGTGTCCCGAGACTGCTTCCCCATGGCGCTGTCCGTTGGACGGCGAGACGCATTGGCGGCAGCCTATGCCAAGTACGGCATGCTGCACAACTGCCCGGTGTGTATAGAAAGTGAGACGGATGTGGCGCCGGCTTTAGCAGACTTAAAGGCTGCCGGGGTCAACGCCTTAGTGATCTTCCTGGGCAACTTCGGTCCGGAGACGGCAGAGACCACTCTGGCCAAGCAGTTTGACGGCCCTGTGATGTTTTGCGCAGCGGCGGAGGAGAGCGGCGACAGCCTGCTGGACGGCCGCGGCGACGCCTACTGCGGTATGCTCAATGCGTCCTATAATTTGAACTTGCGTGGCGTGCAGGCGTATATTCCCCAGTACCCGGTGGGTACGGCAGCGGACTGTGCCGCCATGATCCGGGATTTTGTACCGGTGGCAACGGCGCTGCTGGCACTGTCTGATTTGAAGATCATTTCCTTCGGCCCCCGTCCCCAGGACTTTTTGGCCTGCAACGCGCCTATCGCACCCCTGCACCGGCTGGGCATTGAGATTGAGGAGAACAGCGAGCTGGATCTGTACGCTGCGTTCCACGCCCACGCCGGGGACGCCCGCATTCCAGATGTGGTAGCGGAGATGGAGGAAGAGCTGGGCGAGGGCAATAAGAAGCCGGAGATCCTGGCCAAGCTGGCGCAGTACGAGCTGACTCTGCTGGACTGGGTGGAGACCCACAAGGGCGCGCGCAAGTATGTGGCCATTGCCGGCAAGTGCTGGCCTGCATTCCAGACGGAGTTCCAGTTTGTGCCCTGTTATGTAAACAGCCGCCTGACCGCCAAGGGCATTCCCGTGTCCTGCGAGGTGGATATTTACGGCGTGCTGTCCGAGTTTATCGGCACCTGCGTCAGTCGGGACGCGGTGACCCTGCTGGATATTAACAACAGCGTGCCGGCCGATCTGTATGCGGAGAAGATCAAGAATGCGTATCCGTACAGCCTAACCGATACTTTTATGGGCTTCCACTGCGGCAACACTCCGGCCTGCAAGCTGTCCACCTGCGAGATGAAATACCAGAAAATCATGGCGCGCACCCTGCCGGTGGAGTACACCAACGGCACCCTGGAGGGGGATATTGCCCCCGGTCCCATCACCTTCTTCCGGCTCCAGTCCACGGCGGATTGCCGGCTGCGGGGCTATGTGGCAGAGGGCGAGGTGCTGCCGGTACCTACCCGCTCCTTTGGCGGCATCGGCGTGTTTGCCATTCCCCAAATGGGTCGGTTCTATCGCCATGTGCTCATTGAAAAGAACTTCCCCCACCATGGGGCAGTGGTTTTTGGCCATTACGGCAAGGCCATCTTTGATGTGCTGCGGTGCCTGGGCGTTACCGATGTGGGCTTTAATCAGCCCCAGGGTATGCTCTATCCTACGGAAAATCCTTTTGCGTAAAAGCGGGTGTCCGTCGGCGGGAGCAAGCCCCCGCCCTATGAATAACTGCTTGAACTTCCTATCGCGGCGCGATTTCGCCGCCTGATCATCAACCCATTGCCCGGCTCTGCAGAGCCGGGCTTTTTTGCGCCTTTTTGAGGTCAAAATGTGGATTTTTGCCCCCGGGGTTGACAAATAAAAAAATTGGATTATAATAACAATTAGCACTCGAAGCCAAAGAGTGCTAATTCTGAAATAACAAAGGTGATTTGAATGAGAAAAAAGCAATTCAAGGCAGAGTCTAAAAAGCTGCTGGATATGATGATCAACTCCATTTATACCCATAAGGAGATCTTTTTGCGGGAGCTGATCTCCAACGCCTCCGACGCGCTGGACAAGCTGTACTTCCGCTCTTTGACGGACGACACGGTGGGTATGAACCGCAGCGATTTTCACATTCGCCTGGCGGTGGACAAGGACGCTCGCACCCTGACCGTGACAGACAACGGCATCGGTATGACCGGCGAAGAACTGGAGCAGAACCTGGGCACCATCGCCAAGTCCGGTTCCCTGAACTTTAAGCAGGAGAACGACACCAAGGCTGCCGACGATGTAGAAGTGATCGGCCAGTTCGGCGTTGGGTTCTACTCCGCCTTTATGGTGGCGGACAAGGTGACCGTGGAGTCTAAGGCCTTTGGGGCAGATACAGCCAACTGCTGGACCTCTACCGGCGCAGACGGCTACACCTTAGAGCCTTGCGACAAGGCAGATTGCGGTACGGTGATCACCCTGCACTTGAAAGAGAACACCGAGGAAGAAAATTACGACGAGTTCCTGGAGCCGTACCGGATTCAGGGCCTGGTGAAGAAATACAGCGATTATATCCGCTATCCCATTATCATGCAGATGAGCCACCAGGTGCCGAACCCGGACAAAGAGGGCGAGACCGTGACAGAGGTGGCGGACGAGACCTTAAATTCTATGGTGCCTCTGTGGCGTAAGGCCAAAAGCGAGCTGAAGCCGGAGGACTACAATGCATTTTACAAGCAGCGCTTTGGCGACTATGAGGACCCGGTGGATGTGATGCACTTCAAGACCGAGGGTCAAGCCACCTTTGACGCCCTGCTGTATATCCCTAAGAACCCGCCTTTTGACTACTACACCAAGGAATTTGAAAAAGGGCTGGCGCTGTACTCCAACGGTGTGCTGATTATGGAGAAGTGCCCGGATCTGCTGCCGGATCACTTTAGCTTTGTGCGCGGGCTCATTGACAGTGCAGACCTGAGCCTGAACATCTCCCGTGAGATGCTCCAGCACGATCATCAGCTGAAGATCATTGCCAAGGCCATTAACCGCAAGATCAAGAATGAGCTGACCCGCATGCTGAAGAATGAGCGGGAGAAGTACGAGGCATTCTTTAAGACCTTTGGCGTGCAGCTGAAATTCGGCGTGTATGCCAACTACGGCGCCGAGAAGGACGACCTGAAAGACCTGTTGCTGTTCAGATCCTCTGCCGGGGAGGGTATGATGACCCTGAAAGAGTATGTGGATGGTATGGCCGAGGGGCAGGATACCATTTATTATGCCTGTGGCGACACGGCGGAGAAGATCGCTTTGCTGCCCCAGACGGACGCGGTGCTGAGCAAGGGTTACCAAGTGCTGTACCTGACGGACGATGTAGATGAGTTTGCCCTGCAAATGCTCATGGAGTACGATGGCAAGAAGTTCGCTAACATTACCAAGGACGACCTGAATTTGGAAAGCGAAGATGAAAAGAAAGCCATGGAGCAAAAGAATGCCGACGCCAAGGGTTTGCTGGACACGATGAAAGAGGCGTTGGGCGAGGAAGTCAGCGCCGTGAAATTCTCCGGCAACTTAGGCAGCCACGCAGTGTGCCTGTCGGCAGAGGGTTACCTGTCCATGGAGATGGAAAAAGTGCTCAGCAGTATGCCCGGCGGCGGCCAAGGCGCCAAGGCCCAGCTGGTGCTGGAGATCAACGATAAGCACCCGTTGGCAGAGAAGTTGTTCGCCCTGTTAAAGGACGATCCGGAAACGCTGAAGAAATACACCAAGATCCTGTACGATCAGGCGCGGCTC comes from Oscillospiraceae bacterium and encodes:
- the htpG gene encoding molecular chaperone HtpG; this translates as MRKKQFKAESKKLLDMMINSIYTHKEIFLRELISNASDALDKLYFRSLTDDTVGMNRSDFHIRLAVDKDARTLTVTDNGIGMTGEELEQNLGTIAKSGSLNFKQENDTKAADDVEVIGQFGVGFYSAFMVADKVTVESKAFGADTANCWTSTGADGYTLEPCDKADCGTVITLHLKENTEEENYDEFLEPYRIQGLVKKYSDYIRYPIIMQMSHQVPNPDKEGETVTEVADETLNSMVPLWRKAKSELKPEDYNAFYKQRFGDYEDPVDVMHFKTEGQATFDALLYIPKNPPFDYYTKEFEKGLALYSNGVLIMEKCPDLLPDHFSFVRGLIDSADLSLNISREMLQHDHQLKIIAKAINRKIKNELTRMLKNEREKYEAFFKTFGVQLKFGVYANYGAEKDDLKDLLLFRSSAGEGMMTLKEYVDGMAEGQDTIYYACGDTAEKIALLPQTDAVLSKGYQVLYLTDDVDEFALQMLMEYDGKKFANITKDDLNLESEDEKKAMEQKNADAKGLLDTMKEALGEEVSAVKFSGNLGSHAVCLSAEGYLSMEMEKVLSSMPGGGQGAKAQLVLEINDKHPLAEKLFALLKDDPETLKKYTKILYDQARLISGLDVQNPTALADSIVDMML
- a CDS encoding transporter substrate-binding domain-containing protein; the protein is MKKFNKVIALVLAVLFVAASFAACSSNSGKDDKGTTEAAKTQKVKVIDIALSDEEYAFGVDKKQPELKEKANAFIKELKKNGKLDEICNHYFGSGEPAGVTSAAEDSAKDQLVVATNAEFEPFEYKKGDTFYGIDMEIAKALADSLGKELVIKDMKFEAVVTSVQQQKCDIAMAGLTVNETRAKQVDFTDSYYSASQKVVVKGDDTTFDACKTKEDVEKILNGLDSNVKIGGQNGTTGQSYVQGSEDMGFAGLKAQFVGYDNASLAMQDLINGNLNYVIVDAAPAAAITTAINNVA
- a CDS encoding L-fucose/L-arabinose isomerase family protein, whose translation is MTNIPELKLGLVSVSRDCFPMALSVGRRDALAAAYAKYGMLHNCPVCIESETDVAPALADLKAAGVNALVIFLGNFGPETAETTLAKQFDGPVMFCAAAEESGDSLLDGRGDAYCGMLNASYNLNLRGVQAYIPQYPVGTAADCAAMIRDFVPVATALLALSDLKIISFGPRPQDFLACNAPIAPLHRLGIEIEENSELDLYAAFHAHAGDARIPDVVAEMEEELGEGNKKPEILAKLAQYELTLLDWVETHKGARKYVAIAGKCWPAFQTEFQFVPCYVNSRLTAKGIPVSCEVDIYGVLSEFIGTCVSRDAVTLLDINNSVPADLYAEKIKNAYPYSLTDTFMGFHCGNTPACKLSTCEMKYQKIMARTLPVEYTNGTLEGDIAPGPITFFRLQSTADCRLRGYVAEGEVLPVPTRSFGGIGVFAIPQMGRFYRHVLIEKNFPHHGAVVFGHYGKAIFDVLRCLGVTDVGFNQPQGMLYPTENPFA